In Lotus japonicus ecotype B-129 chromosome 5, LjGifu_v1.2, one genomic interval encodes:
- the LOC130717619 gene encoding U-box domain-containing protein 32 isoform X2, with amino-acid sequence MGSIEEDTVYVAVGKNVDKTRQLLHWASQNFSAKKICILHVHQTLADINLPGYEAKDHAIKAFQEHGIQTVHELLDQYITTLVPAGVQAYKLLIEKDDIEKGIIEAIAQHNIRWLVMGAAADKYKVWNCSKVAEQVSEKAIIVPEQSLSCNVLFIYKGNLISTRVDIKHTSEIETAPALLVLNSNTEIKQSENIKSESRSDALKYSDSDDTKEIENGSSHCSLNAKWPFNSATDRSNSTDFLLYEEEEDEREQANELNGSLEKTIIHSKSMRRKRFEEALKRWKVESNTMEDEALEIESQCAKEISRRKEVEEQLSRGKQEVQKMKNQRDEIMYDLQMVEDQNSVLRNQLIESQRSAAELEEKIISAVDLLISFREKRDKLRIEHAKAVREVKMLRKVGEADTTFSYVVEFPAFSFMEINEATNDFDPSWKIGEGRYGSVYKGLLRNMHVAIKMLPSYGCQIQLEFQRQVEVLSRVRHRNLITLIGSCEESRSLVYEYLNNGSLESHLACKDKTPLPWQIRISIATDICSALIFLHSSEPCIIHGNLKPSKVLLDANFVAKLGDLGIPSLVRQSVNSADTCTICDNADKSLAYADPEYLVTGKLTPESDVYSFGIMLLQLLTGRPLSGLVRDVTCALEKENLKAVLDFSAGEWPLYHTKQLACLALRCCEKAWFKRPDLASEIWSVLEPFRTTCINMPLNLNSKKLQRAPSHFVCPIVQEVMEDPYIAADGFTYEAEAIQGWLNSGHDTSPMTNLKLEHTDLVPNYALHNAIQEWQQQ; translated from the exons ATGGGTAGCATTGAAGAAGACACTGTGTATGTTGCGGTGGGGAAGAACGTTGACAAGACCCGGCAGCTGTTGCATTGGGCATCTCAGAATTTCTCTGCCAAAAAAATTTGCATTCTTCACGTTCACCAAACGTTGG CCGACATAAATCTCCCTGGTTATGAAGCAAAAGATCATGCCATCAAGGCATTCCAAGAACATGGTATTCAAACAGTGCATGAGCTCCTAGACCAATACATTACCACTCTGGTCCCAGCAGGG GTACAGGCATATAAATTGTTGATTGAGAAGGATGACATCGAGAAAGGGATCATAGAAGCTATCGCTCAACACAATATTAGATGGCTTGTAATGGGAGCAGCAGCAGACAAGTATAA GGTTTGGAATTGCAGTAAGGTGGCTGAGCAAGTGTCAGAGAAAGCTATTATTGTACCTGAGCAATCGCTATCCTGCAATGTTTTGTTCATCTACAAGGGAAACCTCATAAGTACTAG GGTAGATATTAAACATACATCTGAAATTGAGACTGCCCCTGCATTGTTGGTGCTCAATTCAAATACAGAAATCAAGCAATCAGAAAACATTAAATCAGAATCTAGATCTGATGCCTTGAAATATTCAG ATTCTGATGATACGAAGGAGATTGAAAATGGTAGTTCCCACTGTTCATTAAATGCAAAATGGCCCTTTAATAGTGCTACTGACAGGTCAAATTCAACAGATTTTCTGCTTTATGAG gaggaagaagatgaaagggaaCAAGCAAATGAATTAAATGGTAGCCTGGAAAAAACCATCATACATTCTAAAAGCATGAGACGAAAAAGATTTGAAGAGGCATTGAAGAGATGGAAAGTAGAAAGTAATACGATGGAG GATGAAGCATTAGAAATAGAAAGCCAGTGTGCTAAGGAGATAAGTAGAAGAAAAGAAGTTGAAGAACAATTGTCAAGGGGAAAGCAAGAAGTACAGAAAATGAAGAATCAGCGCGATGAAATAATGTATGATCTGCAAATGGTTGAAGACCAAAATTCAGTTCTTAGGAACCAGTTAATTGAGTCCCAAAGATCGGCGGCAGAGTTGGAGGAGAAGATCATATCAGCTGTTGACCTTTTGATAAGTTTCAGGGAAAAACGAGATAAGCTAAGAATAGAACATGCAAAGGCAGTTAGGGAAGTCAAAATGCTCAGAAAAGTAGGAGAAGCAGATACTACATTCTCTTATGTTGTAGAATTCCCTGCATTTTCTTTCATGGAGATCAATGAGGCAACTAATGATTTTGACCCATCTTGGAAGATTGGAGAGGGAAGGTATGGAAGTGTTTACAAGGGACTGCTTCGCAACATGCATGTTGCCATAAAAATGTTACCCTCTTATGGTTGTCAAATTCAACTGGAATTCCAACGTCAG GTAGAGGTTTTGAGTAGGGTAAGACATCGAAACCTGATAACACTAATTGGAAGCTGTGAAGAGTCTAGGTCACTCGTGTATGAGTACCTAAACAACGGCAGTCTCGAAAGCCACCTTGCCTGCAAAGACAAGACTCCACTTCCATGGCAAATTCGAATATCCATTGCTACTGACATATGCTCGGCTCTAATCTTTCTTCACTCCAGTGAGCCTTGTATTATCCATGGGAATTTGAAACCTAGCAAGGTCCTCCTCGACGCTAACTTTGTTGCGAAACTTGGTGATTTGGGTATTCCTAGTTTAGTCCGGCAAAGTGTGAATTCAGCTGACACATGCACAATATGCGACAATGCAGATAAAAGCTTGGCGTATGCGGATCCGGAGTATCTTGTCACTGGCAAACTTACACCAGAATCCGATGTGTATTCGTTCGGAATCATGTTGTTGCAGCTTCTAACTGGAAGACCACTTTCAGGGCTAGTTAGAGATGTGACATGTGCTTTGGAAAAAGAAAACCTTAAAGCAGTGTTGGACTTTTCAGCCGGTGAATGGCCGCTTTATCATACCAAACAGCTTGCATGTTTAGCATTAAGGTGTTGTGAAAAGGCTTGGTTTAAACGGCCGGACCTTGCATCAGAAATCTGGAGTGTTCTTGAACCATTCAGAACTACTTGCATCAACATGCCACTGAATTTGAATTCTAAGAAGCTTCAGCGCGCTCCTTCGCATTTTGTCTGCCCCATTGTCCAG GAAGTCATGGAAGATCCTTACATAGCTGCAGATGGCTTTACATATGAAGCAGAGGCAATACAAGGATGGTTGAACAGTGGTCATGACACTTCCCCCATGACAAACCTCAAGCTAGAACACACAGATTTGGTCCCTAATTATGCGTTACACAATGCCATTCAGGAGTGGCAGCAACAGTGA
- the LOC130717619 gene encoding U-box domain-containing protein 32 isoform X3, with protein sequence MGSIEEDTVYVAVGKNVDKTRQLLHWASQNFSAKKICILHVHQTLADINLPGYEAKDHAIKAFQEHGIQTVHELLDQYITTLVPAGAYKLLIEKDDIEKGIIEAIAQHNIRWLVMGAAADKYKLGVWNCSKVAEQVSEKAIIVPEQSLSCNVLFIYKGNLISTRVDIKHTSEIETAPALLVLNSNTEIKQSENIKSESRSDALKYSDSDDTKEIENGSSHCSLNAKWPFNSATDRSNSTDFLLYEEEEDEREQANELNGSLEKTIIHSKSMRRKRFEEALKRWKVESNTMEDEALEIESQCAKEISRRKEVEEQLSRGKQEVQKMKNQRDEIMYDLQMVEDQNSVLRNQLIESQRSAAELEEKIISAVDLLISFREKRDKLRIEHAKAVREVKMLRKVGEADTTFSYVVEFPAFSFMEINEATNDFDPSWKIGEGRYGSVYKGLLRNMHVAIKMLPSYGCQIQLEFQRQVEVLSRVRHRNLITLIGSCEESRSLVYEYLNNGSLESHLACKDKTPLPWQIRISIATDICSALIFLHSSEPCIIHGNLKPSKVLLDANFVAKLGDLGIPSLVRQSVNSADTCTICDNADKSLAYADPEYLVTGKLTPESDVYSFGIMLLQLLTGRPLSGLVRDVTCALEKENLKAVLDFSAGEWPLYHTKQLACLALRCCEKAWFKRPDLASEIWSVLEPFRTTCINMPLNLNSKKLQRAPSHFVCPIVQEVMEDPYIAADGFTYEAEAIQGWLNSGHDTSPMTNLKLEHTDLVPNYALHNAIQEWQQQ encoded by the exons ATGGGTAGCATTGAAGAAGACACTGTGTATGTTGCGGTGGGGAAGAACGTTGACAAGACCCGGCAGCTGTTGCATTGGGCATCTCAGAATTTCTCTGCCAAAAAAATTTGCATTCTTCACGTTCACCAAACGTTGG CCGACATAAATCTCCCTGGTTATGAAGCAAAAGATCATGCCATCAAGGCATTCCAAGAACATGGTATTCAAACAGTGCATGAGCTCCTAGACCAATACATTACCACTCTGGTCCCAGCAGGG GCATATAAATTGTTGATTGAGAAGGATGACATCGAGAAAGGGATCATAGAAGCTATCGCTCAACACAATATTAGATGGCTTGTAATGGGAGCAGCAGCAGACAAGTATAAGTTGGG GGTTTGGAATTGCAGTAAGGTGGCTGAGCAAGTGTCAGAGAAAGCTATTATTGTACCTGAGCAATCGCTATCCTGCAATGTTTTGTTCATCTACAAGGGAAACCTCATAAGTACTAG GGTAGATATTAAACATACATCTGAAATTGAGACTGCCCCTGCATTGTTGGTGCTCAATTCAAATACAGAAATCAAGCAATCAGAAAACATTAAATCAGAATCTAGATCTGATGCCTTGAAATATTCAG ATTCTGATGATACGAAGGAGATTGAAAATGGTAGTTCCCACTGTTCATTAAATGCAAAATGGCCCTTTAATAGTGCTACTGACAGGTCAAATTCAACAGATTTTCTGCTTTATGAG gaggaagaagatgaaagggaaCAAGCAAATGAATTAAATGGTAGCCTGGAAAAAACCATCATACATTCTAAAAGCATGAGACGAAAAAGATTTGAAGAGGCATTGAAGAGATGGAAAGTAGAAAGTAATACGATGGAG GATGAAGCATTAGAAATAGAAAGCCAGTGTGCTAAGGAGATAAGTAGAAGAAAAGAAGTTGAAGAACAATTGTCAAGGGGAAAGCAAGAAGTACAGAAAATGAAGAATCAGCGCGATGAAATAATGTATGATCTGCAAATGGTTGAAGACCAAAATTCAGTTCTTAGGAACCAGTTAATTGAGTCCCAAAGATCGGCGGCAGAGTTGGAGGAGAAGATCATATCAGCTGTTGACCTTTTGATAAGTTTCAGGGAAAAACGAGATAAGCTAAGAATAGAACATGCAAAGGCAGTTAGGGAAGTCAAAATGCTCAGAAAAGTAGGAGAAGCAGATACTACATTCTCTTATGTTGTAGAATTCCCTGCATTTTCTTTCATGGAGATCAATGAGGCAACTAATGATTTTGACCCATCTTGGAAGATTGGAGAGGGAAGGTATGGAAGTGTTTACAAGGGACTGCTTCGCAACATGCATGTTGCCATAAAAATGTTACCCTCTTATGGTTGTCAAATTCAACTGGAATTCCAACGTCAG GTAGAGGTTTTGAGTAGGGTAAGACATCGAAACCTGATAACACTAATTGGAAGCTGTGAAGAGTCTAGGTCACTCGTGTATGAGTACCTAAACAACGGCAGTCTCGAAAGCCACCTTGCCTGCAAAGACAAGACTCCACTTCCATGGCAAATTCGAATATCCATTGCTACTGACATATGCTCGGCTCTAATCTTTCTTCACTCCAGTGAGCCTTGTATTATCCATGGGAATTTGAAACCTAGCAAGGTCCTCCTCGACGCTAACTTTGTTGCGAAACTTGGTGATTTGGGTATTCCTAGTTTAGTCCGGCAAAGTGTGAATTCAGCTGACACATGCACAATATGCGACAATGCAGATAAAAGCTTGGCGTATGCGGATCCGGAGTATCTTGTCACTGGCAAACTTACACCAGAATCCGATGTGTATTCGTTCGGAATCATGTTGTTGCAGCTTCTAACTGGAAGACCACTTTCAGGGCTAGTTAGAGATGTGACATGTGCTTTGGAAAAAGAAAACCTTAAAGCAGTGTTGGACTTTTCAGCCGGTGAATGGCCGCTTTATCATACCAAACAGCTTGCATGTTTAGCATTAAGGTGTTGTGAAAAGGCTTGGTTTAAACGGCCGGACCTTGCATCAGAAATCTGGAGTGTTCTTGAACCATTCAGAACTACTTGCATCAACATGCCACTGAATTTGAATTCTAAGAAGCTTCAGCGCGCTCCTTCGCATTTTGTCTGCCCCATTGTCCAG GAAGTCATGGAAGATCCTTACATAGCTGCAGATGGCTTTACATATGAAGCAGAGGCAATACAAGGATGGTTGAACAGTGGTCATGACACTTCCCCCATGACAAACCTCAAGCTAGAACACACAGATTTGGTCCCTAATTATGCGTTACACAATGCCATTCAGGAGTGGCAGCAACAGTGA
- the LOC130717619 gene encoding U-box domain-containing protein 32 isoform X1 has translation MGSIEEDTVYVAVGKNVDKTRQLLHWASQNFSAKKICILHVHQTLADINLPGYEAKDHAIKAFQEHGIQTVHELLDQYITTLVPAGVQAYKLLIEKDDIEKGIIEAIAQHNIRWLVMGAAADKYKLGVWNCSKVAEQVSEKAIIVPEQSLSCNVLFIYKGNLISTRVDIKHTSEIETAPALLVLNSNTEIKQSENIKSESRSDALKYSDSDDTKEIENGSSHCSLNAKWPFNSATDRSNSTDFLLYEEEEDEREQANELNGSLEKTIIHSKSMRRKRFEEALKRWKVESNTMEDEALEIESQCAKEISRRKEVEEQLSRGKQEVQKMKNQRDEIMYDLQMVEDQNSVLRNQLIESQRSAAELEEKIISAVDLLISFREKRDKLRIEHAKAVREVKMLRKVGEADTTFSYVVEFPAFSFMEINEATNDFDPSWKIGEGRYGSVYKGLLRNMHVAIKMLPSYGCQIQLEFQRQVEVLSRVRHRNLITLIGSCEESRSLVYEYLNNGSLESHLACKDKTPLPWQIRISIATDICSALIFLHSSEPCIIHGNLKPSKVLLDANFVAKLGDLGIPSLVRQSVNSADTCTICDNADKSLAYADPEYLVTGKLTPESDVYSFGIMLLQLLTGRPLSGLVRDVTCALEKENLKAVLDFSAGEWPLYHTKQLACLALRCCEKAWFKRPDLASEIWSVLEPFRTTCINMPLNLNSKKLQRAPSHFVCPIVQEVMEDPYIAADGFTYEAEAIQGWLNSGHDTSPMTNLKLEHTDLVPNYALHNAIQEWQQQ, from the exons ATGGGTAGCATTGAAGAAGACACTGTGTATGTTGCGGTGGGGAAGAACGTTGACAAGACCCGGCAGCTGTTGCATTGGGCATCTCAGAATTTCTCTGCCAAAAAAATTTGCATTCTTCACGTTCACCAAACGTTGG CCGACATAAATCTCCCTGGTTATGAAGCAAAAGATCATGCCATCAAGGCATTCCAAGAACATGGTATTCAAACAGTGCATGAGCTCCTAGACCAATACATTACCACTCTGGTCCCAGCAGGG GTACAGGCATATAAATTGTTGATTGAGAAGGATGACATCGAGAAAGGGATCATAGAAGCTATCGCTCAACACAATATTAGATGGCTTGTAATGGGAGCAGCAGCAGACAAGTATAAGTTGGG GGTTTGGAATTGCAGTAAGGTGGCTGAGCAAGTGTCAGAGAAAGCTATTATTGTACCTGAGCAATCGCTATCCTGCAATGTTTTGTTCATCTACAAGGGAAACCTCATAAGTACTAG GGTAGATATTAAACATACATCTGAAATTGAGACTGCCCCTGCATTGTTGGTGCTCAATTCAAATACAGAAATCAAGCAATCAGAAAACATTAAATCAGAATCTAGATCTGATGCCTTGAAATATTCAG ATTCTGATGATACGAAGGAGATTGAAAATGGTAGTTCCCACTGTTCATTAAATGCAAAATGGCCCTTTAATAGTGCTACTGACAGGTCAAATTCAACAGATTTTCTGCTTTATGAG gaggaagaagatgaaagggaaCAAGCAAATGAATTAAATGGTAGCCTGGAAAAAACCATCATACATTCTAAAAGCATGAGACGAAAAAGATTTGAAGAGGCATTGAAGAGATGGAAAGTAGAAAGTAATACGATGGAG GATGAAGCATTAGAAATAGAAAGCCAGTGTGCTAAGGAGATAAGTAGAAGAAAAGAAGTTGAAGAACAATTGTCAAGGGGAAAGCAAGAAGTACAGAAAATGAAGAATCAGCGCGATGAAATAATGTATGATCTGCAAATGGTTGAAGACCAAAATTCAGTTCTTAGGAACCAGTTAATTGAGTCCCAAAGATCGGCGGCAGAGTTGGAGGAGAAGATCATATCAGCTGTTGACCTTTTGATAAGTTTCAGGGAAAAACGAGATAAGCTAAGAATAGAACATGCAAAGGCAGTTAGGGAAGTCAAAATGCTCAGAAAAGTAGGAGAAGCAGATACTACATTCTCTTATGTTGTAGAATTCCCTGCATTTTCTTTCATGGAGATCAATGAGGCAACTAATGATTTTGACCCATCTTGGAAGATTGGAGAGGGAAGGTATGGAAGTGTTTACAAGGGACTGCTTCGCAACATGCATGTTGCCATAAAAATGTTACCCTCTTATGGTTGTCAAATTCAACTGGAATTCCAACGTCAG GTAGAGGTTTTGAGTAGGGTAAGACATCGAAACCTGATAACACTAATTGGAAGCTGTGAAGAGTCTAGGTCACTCGTGTATGAGTACCTAAACAACGGCAGTCTCGAAAGCCACCTTGCCTGCAAAGACAAGACTCCACTTCCATGGCAAATTCGAATATCCATTGCTACTGACATATGCTCGGCTCTAATCTTTCTTCACTCCAGTGAGCCTTGTATTATCCATGGGAATTTGAAACCTAGCAAGGTCCTCCTCGACGCTAACTTTGTTGCGAAACTTGGTGATTTGGGTATTCCTAGTTTAGTCCGGCAAAGTGTGAATTCAGCTGACACATGCACAATATGCGACAATGCAGATAAAAGCTTGGCGTATGCGGATCCGGAGTATCTTGTCACTGGCAAACTTACACCAGAATCCGATGTGTATTCGTTCGGAATCATGTTGTTGCAGCTTCTAACTGGAAGACCACTTTCAGGGCTAGTTAGAGATGTGACATGTGCTTTGGAAAAAGAAAACCTTAAAGCAGTGTTGGACTTTTCAGCCGGTGAATGGCCGCTTTATCATACCAAACAGCTTGCATGTTTAGCATTAAGGTGTTGTGAAAAGGCTTGGTTTAAACGGCCGGACCTTGCATCAGAAATCTGGAGTGTTCTTGAACCATTCAGAACTACTTGCATCAACATGCCACTGAATTTGAATTCTAAGAAGCTTCAGCGCGCTCCTTCGCATTTTGTCTGCCCCATTGTCCAG GAAGTCATGGAAGATCCTTACATAGCTGCAGATGGCTTTACATATGAAGCAGAGGCAATACAAGGATGGTTGAACAGTGGTCATGACACTTCCCCCATGACAAACCTCAAGCTAGAACACACAGATTTGGTCCCTAATTATGCGTTACACAATGCCATTCAGGAGTGGCAGCAACAGTGA
- the LOC130721296 gene encoding putative pentatricopeptide repeat-containing protein At1g12700, mitochondrial, with the protein MLSLMFRFRISPVLSLPSLSRTLHCHSQNAPSNFNVDDAVVLFNRMLQMRPSPPIIEFNKILTSLVKTKHYSTAISFSQQMEFSRVMPDLITFNVFINCYCHLLQLTSAFSVLCKIFKMGYQPDTITFTTLIIGLCLQGEVQRALCFHDEVVAQGFSLNQVSYGTLIKGLCKMGHTGPALQLLRQIQGKLAQPNVVMFNTIIDSLCKDKLVSDAYDLYSEMFAKRIAPTVVTYTTLISGFCIVGQMEAAIGLLNEMALKNINPDVITFNILVDALCKEGKVKEAKNVLAVMIKKGEKPDVVTYSSLMDGYCLVNEVNKAKDIFNEMTRREVTPNVQSYNIMINGLCKIKRVDDALYLFKQMHPEKIIPNVVTYSSLIDGLCKSGRISDAWDLVDEMHCRGQPPDVITYNSLLDALCKSHHVDRAISLIKKMKDQGLQPSMHTYNILMDGLCKAGRVENAQEVFQDLLIKGYNLDVRSYTIMINGLCKEGLFDEALTLMSKMENNGCIPNAVTYEIIIRALFQKGDNVKAEKLLREMAARGLL; encoded by the coding sequence ATGTTGTCGTTGATGTTCAGGTTCAGAATCTCTCCGGTTCTTTCTTTACCATCACTCTCAAGAACCCTTCACTGTCACTCTCAAAATGCTCCTTCCAATTTCAATGTTGATGATGCCGTCGTTTTGTTCAACCGCATGCTCCAAATGCGTCCTTCTCCACCCATTATCGAGTTTAACAAGATTTTAACTTCCCTCGTCAAGACAAAGCATTACTCCACTGCCATTTCCTTTTCTCAACAAATGGAATTCAGCAGAGTTATGCCTGACTTAATCACTTTCAACGTCTTCATCAATTGTTACTGCCATCTACTTCAGCTCACTTCTGCTTTTTCTGTACTCTGCAAGATTTTCAAGATGGGTTATCAGCCTGATACCATCACCTTCACTACACTTATCATAGGTCTCTGTCTTCAAGGTGAGGTTCAGAGAGCACTGTGCTTTCATGATGAGGTTGTTGCACAAGGATTTTCGTTGAATCAAGTTAGTTACGGGACCTTGATCAAAGGGTTATGTAAAATGGGACATACAGGACCTGCACTGCAATTGCTGAGACAGATCCAAGGGAAGTTGGCTCAACCTAATGTGGTAATGTTCAACACAATCATTGATAGCTTGTGTAAAGATAAACTTGTAAGTGATGCCTATGATTTATACTCTGAAATGTTTGCCAAGAGAATTGCACCTACTGTTGTCACTTACACTACTCTAATATCTGGCTTTTGCATTGTGGGTCAAATGGAAGCAGCAATTGGTTTGTTAAATGAAATGGCATTGAAAAACATCAATCCAGATGTTATTACCTTTAATATATTAGTTGATGCTTTATGCAAGGAAGGAAAGGTGAAAGAAGCCAAAAATGTGTTAGCTGTGATGATCAAAAAAGGGGAAAAACCTGATGTTGTTACTTATAGTTCTTTGATGGATGGGTATTGCTTAGTTAATGAAGTAAACAAGGCCAAAGATATATTCAATGAGATGACCCGAAGGGAAGTGACCCCTAATGTTCAGAGCTACAATATTATGATTAATGGATTATGTAAGATTAAAAGGGTTGATGATGCCTTGTATCTCTTTAAACAAATGCATCCCGAAAAGATAATTCCTAATGTTGTAACTTATAGTTCTCTTATAGATGGTTTGTGCAAATCAGGGAGAATATCTGATGCTTGGGATCTTGTTGATGAGATGCATTGTAGAGGTCAACCACCTGATGTAATCACATACAATTCTTTATTGGATGCTTTATGCAAAAGCCATCATGTTGACAGGGCAATTTCTTTGATCAAGAAAATGAAAGACCAGGGTCTTCAACCTTCGATGCACACATACAATATACTTATGGATGGACTATGCAAAGCAGGCAGAGTTGAGAATGCACAAGAGGTTTTTCAGGATCTTTTAATTAAAGGCTACAATTTAGATGTACGGTCGTATACAATTATGATTAATGGGCTTTGTAAAGAGGGCTTGTTTGATGAAGCATTGACACTGATGTCAAAAATGGAAAACAACGGTTGCATCCCTAACGCTGTAACTTATGAAATAATAATTCGTGCTCTCTTTCAAAAAGGTGACAATGTTAAGGCAGAGAAGCTTCTCCGTGAAATGGCTGCTAGAGGTCTATTGTAA